A region of the Pempheris klunzingeri isolate RE-2024b chromosome 21, fPemKlu1.hap1, whole genome shotgun sequence genome:
GTTGTCATCAATTGTCACTTAacttaaccctggagaacccaagaacccttttcttctttggaaaattatgaactatgcattaaattactgctataagttcactgaacaccaacatatccactttttcaattttaaccctttattccctaatttaggattagggtcaaatttgacccattgggctttaggtgtatcatttcaaagaatcacaataacaaacactgtcaatgcaaactattttaaacttaggaaaataatcagttaaccacacagctacatttaacaatgtttttttttgctttatttgttgcatgttagaactggatttcaaatgtacaaacacactttggccaatggaaacaagaacacaaggccaaaaaactaacaccatgggtctttgcttatcaaaacatctgttctgctagagagaggaactcacactagacattgtggtagtctttgaaacaatttcttttgttgttgatgcagagaggaactgcacatttttcacagtgcatttcagttttgaggtccttgcacacagcacatcgacggcgatttacttattatatatatttatatataaaatacgtaataagttattatattattatagttattataagtattagtctCTGGCCTTGTACTACCGAGGTaacttagtaaaatatattatacaaatgaatttatttcaaggctttagccaaatacaggactgtcaccattctccatctacaaagtcactcaaagaaccaAAGGGTCACCCCTGCAGTGTGCACTATATGCCAGTCTTGCAGTTAacatcttttatatttattatattcatgCTCACTACATTTTCTGCTAAAAAGATAAAGCCAAATTAAACAGTCAGCATTAGTCAACTTCTTTATCAACAAGCAGAGGAAGGTTGGGTTGTGCAGTAGCACAactcattctctctgtctctcattttgtctcaaAGCTGCAGAGTACGGAGAGCCCAACAGTTAAAATATGCGCAGTTTTCAACACAACATGCAAACAActtgttgatttttatttattttacttatttctttttcccctttcttcctgttttgtaTAACCTATAAAAATGAAGTATTtggattgtgtttttatgagaaATTATTTTAAGGAAGTAGAAGTGgagcgcacaaacacacacacacacacacacacacacacacacacactggccctGCCGTTTCTGAAACACAGCTCTTATTCAAACACTGTGATTCTTAATGTATCAGTACTAATAAACTGGGGTATAATACCATTTTAGTGGCAGAGTATCGTGATACCTTTTTAGGTTTGGTATACTATACCAAACACTAGCGCAATCTAGATAACATTCAACCTTTATTATAACAACCAACAACACCAACTTGCACGATACATCTTACACCATCTATACATACTAACAAAGTATTTTGTGCAAACATGTGTTAAGCACGACCATTAATCTTAAACgaataaaaaagattatttaagGAGAAGGTGCATTCAGATCTTTCGTTGGATGCAGGCCCAGCACTAGACAGTGTTTCAAAAGTGtgagtgaaacacacaaaaactaaaGTTTTATTGCTAAATCAACTAATTCCTCAGCACACTCAGCGATCGTAAAGCCCCAGCAGAAGAGACTACTTtgcttcagtgtgctgctgcactACAGGCTAAACATGCCTGAAAATGAAGAAAGGAGAATTTACAGCTGGACACTGAACTGGCAGCTTCCAAAGCAGTGATACAAGTTTTGGAAGGAGGTGTTGTTTTGTAACAAGAGCATGAGTGATGAACTAATATTTTGGAAATCCAAAAACAAGCCAACATCGTAACACACCCTGGAAAATCCACTGCTTAATGAGGGTAAACCATCTGTTCAACACACAAATAAGGTGGAACCAAGACCAACACAGGAGCAGAGCCAATATGAAACAACAAATATCAAAAGGTCTCATGGACATCAAGCTTATTTCCTTGGATCAAGTGATGTTCAAGAGATGTATCTCATCTTCTCGTTTGACCAGCCTCGGAATCAAAAGTCAAAATGGGCCAAAATGGGTCAAATTAAATCTCAAATTCAGCAGAGCAATGATGATTAAACAGCTTACTAAATAAAAAGACCAGAACATTACTAGTTCAACAACAGATTACTGCCTTGTTACCACGAAGAGATATCCCAGTGTTCAGTGGTAATTCCCTGGAATACGGAACATTAATTAAAGCCTTTGAACACCCCATTAAAAAGATTAACTGACAACAGCCAGGGCTGTCTATACTTCCTTTGAGCGGTTCATTAAGGCAACAAAGCACCAAATCActattaaagaaacatttttctcATTGAAAGTAAAATAGCTACAGCCTGCATGAAAAAGGATTATGCTTGGCCTATAATTAAGCCAGACGATGTAAATGCTTTTCAGTCttaccttttttctttttaaaacaatgttGCACTGCAATGGTGGATGTAGCCAGTATAGGAGAATCcaacataataatgataatgatgaaagAAGTTGCTGTACAAACTTACGGAACGATGGAGAGCTGCAGAATAATGTTTTCAAACCCCATGCTGCCAAAGAACACACCGATTGCGGGGGAATGCAACAAGTTTGGGAAGAAGATGCACAAGATAGATGCCTTACTAATTGTTTAAACATACCCATTCTTAGACCCTCAAGCACGGGTACTTTTTGTAACTGATAACCTGTTGAAGTAAAGCTGCGATTAGTTTTACATTTATAGGATTGGAGGCTTGATGGTGATCATGTCCCAGAAACCattgggaggaggaggttgttTAACACAATTAAGGGGCCAGTATGTTGGAGACAATACAGGTGCTTTTTAGTCTCTTTGTTCTTGGATATTAGAATGGCACAAGGAGGCAGTAACATGTTGATGATCCACATCAAATAATCTAGTAACAAATAGACACAATTGTGTAGCCTCGGTGTGCTTGGACCACAGTAGATGTAATGGCTGTTACTGCCAAATGGTGTAATGTAGACTTACAGAGAATGATAAACTGTTGATAGAATATTGCTGATGTGGAGAACAACTGCAgcaagaaagaagaagagagcggCATAGATTTCGCTAAAGAACACATTTCATTCACCACCACTGCTATCGGTAATAAGTCAGAACATTTGTTCCACTGGGGCAACATGACAACCCTTTGATATTGCACCACCACAATGTGGCAGAAACATTCCTGCAATCTACAAAGGGGGTATAATCCTTGCATGTCACGCACATTTGTGGTGAACATGCCTTCACTCCATAGATGTTCATTAGAAATTATGCCCTCAGACCTTAAATCAGAGGACTCAGCAACATCCTCATGGCATGAAGTCTTTCTAATCTGTCAAAATGGGGGTGACATAATCCTAGATGACAGTCGTGTCTGCAGTAAAACCAGGAAACCCAGGCAGCACTCAACAattcaaaataatcaaaaatgcCAACAAAGCTCACTCATTGTATAGAAACTGAATGCCCTTGATGTGAGGTGTGAATTAGTATAACACCAACTACATGAAAGAAACGTTCTATTAAACACAGATGTTGTCTGTAATTCTTCCAGTAAGATTAACCTGCCTTGAGCGCataaacagaatattttccaaTGCCATCGAAGTGGAACTGCCAGAATGACTGGAGGGATTTAATTATGGGCTCTAAACCACCCATGACCCTATCCTATAAATACCCGAATACAATATATTAGGAACATGTGGCTTGATGAACTTCTCAAACCTGAATTTCTCAGGTTGtgcaaaccaaaccaaaactgTCCAAACACTGGCCTATCTGGAAGGTGTAAGATTGAGTCGTCCAGCTGGGATTCACTCTTAGCACAGCTTTCCCATTGCCTCCAAATGTACCACGTATGGCACAAGCTATTTTGCTGGCTAGTCACAACAAAGCTAACATTTGACAGAGATATCAAATATTAGACAACAGTAGGATCATCAAAACTGTTcggttaaaggttaaaatagTATGAGAAAATactgcagattaaaaacaaatgactttcATGCCTCAAAATACGATGATGATAGATGGCAAACCGGATATCATTTCAGTGAACGAAAGCAGGATGGTAAAATTAGGTGAGGCAacgaaagaaaagaaagagaaaacatgcaCTAATGCATATTATACTATATGATGGTACATTAATCAATCCtatatttcaatttttaaaaataatatcaccatcaccatggcaGCATGCAGTCATGCCTGTTTCGTTTTGCTGTCCTGCCGTTCCATCAGACTGCCAGAAGgtgttgtctgtctgccgtctatCCTCTGCCTCGTCTATGAATAGCCAGACCTTTGTGTCTGTAAAAAGGTCTGGCTCAACCCATTACCATTCTggtatggtaaaaaaaaaaaaaaaagaaacgctCTGGCTTGTTTGAATTTTCTTTAAACCAATCACAATCATCCTGGGTTGCTCTAAGCGCAGGATGCAGACACAGTGATCCTGCACAATattgttggggggggggcttgttttggtgaaacattttctttttaccaGCAAAAGTTGTTGTTTGacttcacacacagcagcactggagCTGAGGAACGACCGTGGGACCTTACTTCAGAAAGAATGTGTGTGGTAGTCAATGGCAAGACAACTTTCCACAATTTTCTACTGTCTTTCAATCTAAAAGATCACTTTGCAAGTTAAAGAAgtaaaaactgactgaaactgATTAAGTATAAGACtgttaaaatatgtaattaGAAAAGACTATGCACCCAAAAGTAGCATAAGTGGCATCAAGATATCCAGCGTCTCTAGAGCTacgatgtctgtgtgtttcatatCGGGTGTAGTCACAGGGGCAGGTGGCGCATAGACTAGAGGATAGTTCACTGAGCtgtttcacacaaaacaaaatgatatgTTGCTTTTGTCTTTACGACAAACTGTCTCTGAGTACATTAGTGTGTCACTGTGGTTGGTGGAATCCCATCACAAGATGATCTCTAGTTTATCTCTGGACATGCAGACAGAGGGAACTAAAACATTCATGCAGACGTCCTGTGTATAGCCTGAATGACAATGAAGCTGATCTTAAATGTTGAAATCCACATATAATGGAGACTGGTAACAAGAGGagtaaataaatatcaaaaagaaataaaacaactaTTTATGTTATATGGCTAGTGTATTCTATAATTCACAGAAATTAAATGTCACTAATTCTGTGTCACAAGATCTATGTGAAAGATGAAATGGTGAAAGATGAAAAACTGTGGTTGTATCTGCTGCAGTACTTTTTTTTAGCCTTCTACTCAATACAACTCTCACATGTGACATGCACAAAAGTTATGACCCTTACTTATGTATACTCCCACAGTGAAGAGGAAACTAGGTCATATAGTTCACTGCATTACTATGGTACTGACGTATTGTTAGCAGTTGctgtgaatatttcattttgatgtgttaaataaaggtaaattaGTCTGTATATTCATAGCGACAGTACAGACCATAGTTACAAATGAACTGATCCGTTATCTGATTGCTGTCAAAAGTCTGTGACTTTTGACTGTCAAAGAATTTCTTTAATCAAATCATTCTCACAATGGTGGACATAATATTAATAAcgcaaaacaatacaaaacatgtATATGTAGTCACGGGACAATGATGCCGAAACACTGGAACAACCACAATGATAACGATTATACcaataatatacagtattgtTCAAAAGAATACACATACGACTTAATACAGTTTAAAGAATTGAAGCTTAAGTATGTGGTGGATAGTTTTTTGCAAGCAGCTGCCTTTAACAAGAGGTACAAAAGTTATCTTTAAACGTCTTCAAATGTGCATTCGTGACGACGCCTATTGCCCCATTCATATGATGCATCAGTCTGTGTGACGATTGTGGCAGCATGGGTGATGGCGTCTCTGTTCACTGGTTTGTAGCGAGTTTATTTTCATGTCTCTGTTTTGGTGGGCCAGTTCTTTATGTTTTCGTCTTGCAAGCCGGCACTGTCCTCCGGCAGAAGCAGATTGCATTGAAGAAGCGGCAGTGGCATGTGGCACACGGGTTACAGCAGCCAGACTGGGGATAACACGTTTGAGTGAACTGAGAGCACTTGGACTTCACAGGCGTGGTTACAGCTTCAGAAGGAGGGGGGAGTTTACTTGGGGGAACAGGGATCACTTTGGACTTCTGGAAGgtggagaggacagaaagagggagacagggtTGGTCAGAGAGGGAGCGTCAAAATCAAGTGTTACAGTGATACCGTCTCACGTTCTTGTTTTGATTTCTAACTTTTTATTATGTTGATTGAAAGCTGCAAGCTCTCATTGtgaagcctcttttttttttttttactttgtgtgcATGAACAACTATGTCCCAAACTGTGAAACCAGGGgaaaaaatctgtttattttaagTTGTGATGTACCACATGTGTGTGCAAACTGTAGCTgagccttttatttatttttttattgaattctTCATCGGGACAAAACAAGCCAAAGTACAGTGTGCAATAATTCCAAAAGCTACATTTTTGATCcttaaaagatgataaaatagGCTCATGTGTTACTGAGCAGAAACGCTTCCTTTTAACTACAAACTAGAAACATCTGTGCACAATGTGATTGGAGTATAAGGCGAACACATCTTACCGGCACGTGAATCCTTTGCTGTTCATACTGTCCTCTCCTCGCAAAAATTGGTCTCTTTCTGTGGTTCGAAGACCCTGCTGAAAGAACATTGATTTGTTTAGGATATAATGCTACACAAAGTCAAAGAGATTGCTTTGTGTCCGATCCAAGATCACCATTAGTCCCGGGCAGACAGTGCCTCTCATGTATTGCCATCAGTTtgtttaaaaaactaaataactgGCAAGCTTAAGAACATTTAAAACTGCAGTCATTTCCAGAATCGTCTAACTCTGGCACAAAATAATACATCGTAACAACAATgtagaatatataaatataaatgatgatacagctttttaatttcatttcacataTGTCATATCCGGCGGCTACCATCTTTGGTTGACATATGATCCAGAGGGGCAACTTTATGGTGCAATGGACAGAATATTTGAATCTTTAAGAATTGTATTCAATCATAACATGATTATTCTGTACAAACAAGACACCAGAACATGCAGATCATTTCAAAGCAGGCCTTTCCAGAGTGCTGTCACTACCTTCTCTGCCCACCAGAGGTGCTCTGTGAAAGAGCCTCATGTCTAATTCCTACAACCTGCCGGCTGCATCTCATCTTCtcattaatctgtgtgtgtacacacacacacacacacacacacacacacacaggctactgCACTGTGCATGTGATTTAAGAGTGTATGGAAAACAGCAGTATTGCCGTGCAATGCAGATAGTGATACCACACTGAGATTGACAAGTTAATGAATGTGCCCTCAGGCCCCATTCCGAGAAAAGAAGTGCCTTGAGGCAACACTACCGCTTGTCtctttaatgtaataaaatccTTGTTTGCTGCGCATTCCCACTGAAGTTTAGTGGACAAATGGcagtaaaacattttgagaCATTCAAAATGGATTTAAACAATGTCCAGCTAGCAGGGAAGCAATAAGTTTGCAAAATGACCACGCCTGACCCCATGTTCATAAATGCGGTGCCATACGATGCCAGCTGTGCTGTACTATGTGGAGCACAGGGGGTCTCCTGCATTCAGATCATGTTGTGACAATCAAATGCTGGGAATGGCCTGACTTATGCATATGTTAAGAGTTATAACTAAAAGCTAAAATTATGCTGTCATAAATCCTGATATGCATGAAACCACCTCATTAAATTGATTTACCACTTGCCATACACTTGTACGCCTGACTGTAAGTGATAGCCGAAAGTGATACAGTATTCTTGTTATGCCTGTGCTGTTTTCTACTCAAAATCAGTTTACTGTATGTGGTATGTACTGTATGGCTTACCACTGAGTGGCAGCTCAGGATGAAACAAAATGCACCTAGTGCTACTGTATAGGGGTGTGGGGCATGTGTGACAGTGAATATGTGGCTTCTGGAAGATTCATTTGAGGAATGATGGCATGTCAGAGATCAGCAACAGGTCGCCTTACAGTCCGTGCAGTGCGGTGCCGCTTGAAACTAACACATGTGTAATGCTCCTGCCATATTTGGCCACTAATGGTATATTACAggtggaccctgacagaaagcccccccacctctgatcctggttctgttcgaggtttcctCACCACTAATACCTGAcgttgctcatgtggggattcttgagtcattgggtctctctcttcattaaagagtttggtcttgatcTGCtttttatggaaagcgtcttgagataacacttgttatgaatcGGTGCTGGATCACTAAATATTAAACTAAAAATTATAAactaaatattgattgattgattgtcagGCACACTGCAATTGTGCAATTCAATATTATCATCACATCACCAAACTGTGCATCATTTGCCGTCTGTCTCATAAATCTATCAGATCTCTCCCAGTGTGAGATGCTAAAAATCAGCCTGCTTCAGCTTTGAATTATATTTGAAAGGTTCCTAATTTTTATATtctgaaataaactgaaatccACTCATAAACTGCAGCCAATTTAATTTGAAATCCGGTTGATGATGGCTTGTCCTGTTGGCCAATATTTCATGTAAAATGGCAATTTGCATgctcacattaaaaaaaaaggtattctATCTCTAGTTGTCATCATTTACgctattattactttattttggcACAttgaaaattcattttaatgtaatttttaatcGTTAACGTCGAGCATTACTTTTATTCCTAATACTTATTCTCTGTGGGAATATGCACTGGCTGACATCACACTATTTCTAATTAAACTGTAGGATTTAAACTCTGTTTAATGATCATGGCTCCTCCACTGTGGGCTCACTGTGACC
Encoded here:
- the LOC139221492 gene encoding agouti-signaling protein-like isoform X1, coding for MTLAISWFCILQLAFVSAGLFTRNDLQALRSNVSASRAQAPQSAAGSSNHRKRPIFARRGQYEQQRIHVPKSKVIPVPPSKLPPPSEAVTTPVKSKCSQFTQTCYPQSGCCNPCATCHCRFFNAICFCRRTVPACKTKT
- the LOC139221492 gene encoding agouti-signaling protein-like isoform X2 translates to MTLAISWFCILQLAFVSAGLFTRNDLQALRSNVSASRAQAPQSAGSSNHRKRPIFARRGQYEQQRIHVPKSKVIPVPPSKLPPPSEAVTTPVKSKCSQFTQTCYPQSGCCNPCATCHCRFFNAICFCRRTVPACKTKT